Within the Erigeron canadensis isolate Cc75 chromosome 6, C_canadensis_v1, whole genome shotgun sequence genome, the region ACCTAAGGTTTTTAATCCAtaatgtattaatttttaagtatataataAATTGTTACAAACAACCTTTAGGGTTGATTTTCCTTTTAATAATAAcacattttaaatttaataataatatgtttttagtttaaaaggtaaaaaatgtaaatgtaGTTTGGTACTTTGGTTTGAGTGAATTTGTGTGGTTCGCAGTAGTAACAAAATGAAGAAGGGTATAAAGCTTGTAAGTTGTAGCGCcgaaaccataaaaaaaaaaaatgtgtataaGCATACTTGTAAACTCTTACGAATCGAGTCGATTTATACCAAAAATGAGACGACTCTTTACATGATTATCTTTTATCCAAAGTCTTACGAGTCACTTTGTGAATATAGACCGTGTCAATACGAGTCGTAAACTTATCATTATTGtaattttatatagttatatatatatatactaggtttttgacccgcgcgatgcacgatattttaaaaattgatgtATTAGTTTAGTTGTCTTACAAATTTAGtgaatgaaaaattatatataaataacataaaatttgatgatCCATACGTATGAAAATGGTTAAAAATGAAGTATTTATCTGTGCGTTGCGTCAGTTGATTATcataaaatattgttaaaacaaacagtaataaaaaaaaattagatatagctattgatgattaataaaatgtgttttattatttttaaatcactTCATTTATAATATTATCTTTACATTTCATATTGAGGTTCTACATATTGTCAAGTATAAACTCTtatgtattataaattttgaatgTTTTATTCTGTAATTTGTTTTATGTCATAATACCATTTTCTATTTGTATGCAGAATTCAAACTACACATGTTTGCACAGGACCTTCAAACCATCCTCTAACAATCCACACATACCAATGAAAGTGAAAAAGAACCATATTAATGAATCATCAATCTATTagctaaaaaatatattattttagttgttgtaaatcaaagaaattaaagaagatataaaatactttttacatagactaaaaaaaaaaattaagtaattaGATTGATTTACTATAAGAAATTACTTTTGATATGAACCATAagaaaaatggaaataaaaaggatatatattcttaaaatttgaATCTTCCTAAACCGCTAGCTTAGTTTGGTGTAAAAGAAATCTAGGAAATTTGAAATACATGATACGGGCTTAGTGTTTTTTTTCAATGgaagatttgatttgattttttacataaaaaatattatttttttcatacatatatttaagatttgatttgataaatataagaatagttttatttttattttttttggtatattatattgtaaaaaaattatggAGATGCTACATAAGATAAAACTTATGAGGCAATTTTTAAGGATAGTTAAATTGATATGAATGCCTTTAAAATATCAGGATAACTACCGTTTTATaagatgtatagatatatgacaaaattattttgtatgttatctATGTATTTTTGATCATATTAGTGCAAATTTAGAGATAAACtgaaagtttataaatttaaaactatcGAATATGTAATAATTGGAGTATTTTGTGTTTAAAAATAGAGATAAAAAGAGAAGgtccttttaaaaaaaaggaatgaagattccttattgattttttttccttgttattttgatttttttctttacttttttaccattttcattctctttataaTTAACTAATTCCAAAAAAATAGTATATCAAATGACGTAAACCGTAAGTTATAGGCGAAACTTGTCAGTCTATGGTAGAGACATGGCTAAGCGCGGAGCCCATTAGGTTAATTGCTCTACACCGATCACCCCTATGACTTAGCAACCCCTATGACTGAGTATGACCTATCAGTCTCGCatgctaccccttattaatatcctttaGGACGAAGCCTCAACTTTTAAAGGTTCGCAACAACTTTTACCTGTTTAGCACAAAACCCAATTTTAGAAACAattataactttcaaaccgtaattTTGTTTTTGACGCTCAAGCTATCTACGGAAACGTGTTGGAGTCTACTTTCTAACGGTAATGTGCTTTAAAGATGAAACAAAACTCAAGTTATCcaaaatttggttttaagttaATTGGTTAAGCCcccgattaaaaaaaaaaaaaggttgttaATTGGGTCGAGTTCTTTCAGGTAGGGTTGAGATAAgactatatatatctaaatctcCTGAATATAACACCATGGTAACTAAATCCAAACCCGTAAAAATTGatgttaattttaattgttatgttTGTTCGTTCACGGTAACAAAAGTGCGCCATTTAAACTCTTCCATTGCATATGGACTTGTACGGCCCAAATCACCAAAAGTGTACTTAACATTTctctaaaattaaaacaaaactgataataacaaaattgtaatttttcatattAAGAATCCCAATTGAAATCCAAACCCTAAAAGAGGAATGACAGACGACATTCCCATTGAGATGCATGTAGAGATCATGAAAAGGCTTCCTGTTAAATCAGTGGCCGTATTCAGATCGGTTTCGAAAGCATGGAAATCGATGATCGACAGCCGTCTCTTTATCACCGATTACACCAACTTTCACCAGCATCACCGGCTTCTTATAAGGTATGAAGTCGTCAACACTTTCCCTTATAAAAAGACTGAAACTAAATATGTTTCCATTGTTGACAATGACACTTTCTCCCAGCACGAATTTGACACAGTTTGTAATGTTCCTGTGTCGTTTCAACGACTTAACAAACTAGATCTTGTTGGTACGTCTCATGGATTGTTTTGCTTATCCGGTTATTCTCGAGAGGATGGTTGTGATAAGCGAACTGCTCTGATTTGGAATCCTTCACTTGGAAAATCTATTGCTGTTGATGTGCCTTCTGTGTATCCTGTTTTAGGTTTTGGGGTTTATCCTGATACTTTTGACCCTATGATTGTAATGATCAGTAATGCGAAACATCCTAAACCTGTTTTGGTGTTTACCTTAAGCTCACGGGTTTGGAGAGTTCCACGTGGTAACCTGCCTGCTAAGTCAATTTATTTTCCAAACGTGTCTCCAGTAGCTACACATGATCGGTGTATTTATTGGAAAGCTTTTAAGAAGAATATTAATCTTGTTGTTTCGTTTGATATGGTGAGTGAAGACTTTACAGAAATAAACCTCCCTCCTAGTGTAGCACACTGGAAATATCATCGTTTCTCTATCTCTAAAATAAAGGAGTCTCTTGCTCTAGTTGAATACTCTTATGACGCCGAGAAACAAGTTTGTGGTGTATGGATTATGGTGGAGGATGGCGTATCAAAATTGTTCACAAAGCTATTCACTATCAACACATTTGAGACTAAGGTTCTAGGGTTTAGTAAGAATGACCGACCTATTATGGAAAACGTTATAGCTAAAGATGGGGTAGCAGCATCACTTGTAGTTTATGAATCAAGCACAGGAGCCATCGAGAACGTGTGGATTATTGGCAAACGTGATTCATTCTCTGCAAGTTCCTACACGGAAACTTTGCTTTTGCTGGATGAGTTAGATGGGCAATTTGTCAAGATCCAATTGCAGTTTTAGGCTTATGAATCTGTTCAAGTCATTAGAAAGTTATTTTCCTCATAAGTGAAATTATGTTATGTTTACTGATACATTCTTTATAACTTGTTTAATTCAGACTAGATTTGTTAATGCATTCTTGATAGTTTGTTGGTTAATGGAGATAGATTACCATTTAGGCTCTAATATACACAACCTAGCTGGTATTCTGGCAACAATATCAAAGTGTTTATTCACGGAAGGTTTTAAACATGGATCTCTTCATATCCATAGTGAATTTAAACTCAATAATGTTTCTGTTAATTAGAAAAAGAAGCAATCAACACCAAACCCGAGATCTATTTTCGGTGGTTAAACCCAAAAATAAAGTTCAAATACTAATTCTGGTCATTTGATTAACGCAATTACAAAATTGTAGAAACAACAGTATTCACCTTTTGTAAAGATCATACTTATCatttttagtctttttttttctgtCTATTATTCCTTGTGATTTGAAATGACCACATACAATGAAGGGTATAAAGTCTTCATCATTAACTACAACTACACACGATATGGGCCGGTCAGGTAACAGTGTTGGAACCTCTGAATTATAGGTAGCAATATGGGCCGGTCAGGTAACAGTGTAAGACGGGTTAGTTATAGCAATGGATAAAAGATGAATGACAACAGTGCAACTTACTTTAAGAGTGTAAGAAAGATGTTAGAGACTTAGAGGTTATGGAGTATGCTACCTTTGTCTTTGTTTCATTATTTTCTGATCTTTCTTCTGTTCTAGTCTTCATGTTACATGATATATAGAGGTTGGAAAATAGGCAGAGTCATGTTGGTTTCTAAGGGGTGAAAACAGGCATCTTTTACAATGAGTTGGGTTAACCTGTAAACAATTTATTTCTAAAAAGTTGACCTTCCTGCTAGAAAAAGTAGTTATGTTCTTGCCCTATTTTAGCAGGGTCCATGCAATACCTTAACCGAAACAACTTTCTGAGTTTTAGCCGTTTTAAGGTCTTGAACCATCAAGCTTTGGTCACTTCAGATTATATTGATCACCTCTCTTTGTGTTTTTAAGTCATAAGACTCCTACATAAGGTTTTTGTGATCTGGATTTGTTGGCCCGTATGGGTGGATTTAATGGATGGTCCCTGATTACACAGATTTATGCCACTGAAACTTAAAAATAAGTGTGTCAAACATAATTATAAACTTAACTTTACTTTTTTGATGATTTAGGCATAAAACATAAGCTGATTGACCCATTTATTAGTAAATGGGTCGAATTGCTTCCTCTAGTCAATTAGCATACCTGGTGTATCAGGATAGTTCTATTAAACATTTCACACATATGATGCCAAATTAAGAGTTCTCTatagttatttaaaaaatgaaatacctGACCATCCAAGAGAAGCCAGCAACATCAATGACTGGTGAATTCTATGGGAAGTAATTCTGGATTCTTAATACCAACTTGCCTCGGCAAATCTAACGCCTATATAGTTCAGTTTTAGGTCTTTATTTTAACTGATCGTTTGAGATCTTTTCTTAACAACTTTTCCTTTTTTGATTACAGTTTATAGTGGAGGCCTAGGAGACACGAGTGGCTGAAGAAATAAAGCAGCAGCTCATAGTCCAAAGAAGTCGACAATCAAGTAAGAAATCCTCTGTTTTGGGcgttttttcttgttttcataGCCATTTTTTAATGGTTACCAAGCCTGACTCGTACTAATATAATATGGATAAATTCGTTAAACAATGTAACTTGTGTGGGCAGGCTGATGGATTATTGGACTCGCTCATGCTCAACAGTTTGTATGATGGTGAAGCATTAGTCAAGTGATTAAAAGAAGAAAGCTTTCTCATATTTGCTTAATGTTTTGGCTTCTTTTTAGTTTTACTTTGTGACAGACCTGGTAGGTCAAGGTGAAAGACAAACACTATTTTGTccatatgttaatttttttaacaatagtTAACCTTGATTAAGACGTGTAAAGAAGTTGTTAGCACTAACATTCATcatttcttcaatctttgagaGGATTAAAGATGTAGCTAGAACTCTCAATATTTCAGGAGCAAAAGGGCAGATTTTTTGAGCAAGTGGAGCTAAAGAAAAAAGACGAAGAGTGATTGAAGTTTGTGACTATGCAACAAGTATTCGTGGACACAGAGACCTACAATCATAACATGAAGTTCGCTATGGATTCGCACAATAATACCAAAGACCTGACTTGGTTAGAATTGTTGGAATTGATTTTCAAACGGTACACCAGGTATCAATTCAAACGGTACACCAGGTATGTGAAAAACGTTGTTGGTCGTGTGTAATTTTTTGTGGATTGTTagtatgtttcattttttttagatcatgtaataaatttaattttagttttaatggatttttattatgttttaataatattagtatgtttttttagtttaaaaggtaaaaaatgtAAGGGTAAACCGTTGTTCGGATCTTTGGAATAGCTAggttttgattatttatatattacatgTGGAGAACACTTAAAAGGGGTGTGAAAAATAGTAAAAAACTGCTGTAGTTCACATCATTTTTCCAAAATGTAAATGAAGTTTGGTTTGAGTAAATTTGTGTGGTTTGCAGTACCATTATAATGAGGAAGTGTAGAGAGCGTGTAACGTCGACACCCTAAACAAACGTATATAAGTACTTTTTTGTCtcatgataaaaataaataaaataatagaaatGATAATCATAACCAGGGGCAGAGCCAGGAATTTTGGTTGCGGGGGCCAAACGACGAAAAATATTATCCTAACAATTGTTATAATTATAGCTCATTGTATAATGTTAACTATATATTTGAGACTAATTTCTAACATATTGTAAACTTGAAAAAGCAAGGgttatattaaagtttttaaaaaagtcGAAGGTGGTAAAAAGAAACTGAAAATAAATGTGCTAATAAATTGGACCCCAGTCACCCCACCACTATACTTTACATGTCTTTGTCTTCAACATTACAACATCTCAGGCGACGGACAAATTTCGATTTTCATAATTCCCTTTAACAGTTCTAATTTTCACCATATTTTGATTAATTGAAGGTGGCCATATTATATAAACATCAATAAATCTTCACCCATGTAAGAGAAAATCTGTTACACTTGTGACTATTGGGGGAGGCTTGGCACCCCCTAATCCCCCCTTGTCTTAGCCACTGATCATAGCCTCATGGGCTATGTTTAATACGTTATTACTTGCATCAAAGGTTATACATTGGATATCAATCCGTAAATATAGGAGGTGGTTAAGTTTAATGTGCAAGTCTTTTATACATGTAATACCATATTAAACGTAGCCCCTAGGGCTATGTTTATCATTTCCCaataaaataattcaattttattaattgagTTAATTCAATAGGAATTATTACCTATAGATATAACTAATGAtaacaaaatgtctatgttatgtaaagattttTTAAATGTCTATAtcatgtaataaactttcaaatcccgattattggatgtacatgaccaatcaaaaacttacacgtaACCGATTGTATGGTTGCCATATATATCCGGATACATTCAATAATCATGATTTgacattacataaacattttacGAGATCTTTATAGATATTTTCATAGTTAATTAGGTCGGTGCTTATAGATGTCTTCAGCGAGCATCCTTGGCTTCCAAGGCGCGGACGGTTTATTGATATTGGTCGTCCTTGTGGCTGCGTCTTCCGTAATAGTCTTCCACAAGAAGTTGATGGACGCCGAGAGTGAGCCCCACTTCTTCATTTTCATTGGCCAAATTAAAAGGAATACATTttcctcattttttttttctatactatctatataaataaactaccccttccaaaatttaacactctacctttaaaatctccaatttacccttttaatctagactcctatcaaacactttatccatgaaattccaaaaatacccttaaaagaaaaaccttaaGCATGTCCCTTCCTTTCCCTGAAACAACAACGGtggtttgcactttcagccggactaagaaacacttgagttgaatcatacattcatataataacacggtaccgctACTTAACCAGCGTTTTTTTCCTATGTCCCGACGCATCATATAGGTACAAGGCTagtatttatatacatatatgtgttatatatatatagggattagtttcctataatgtaactatctttgacaaaatgtctatagtagaaaaaaactaaagttgtgtgtattgtatgtaagcaacttgaaaaaatattattgtatgtaagaaaacatacgtggcaattATATataggtgccacttgtcagattttaattggttgaaacgaaattcttacatacaataaacattatttcaaaattatttacatacaatacacacaactttagttatttcctactataaacattcgtttAAAGTTTTTTGCATTCTAGGAAACTAATccctgcatatatatatatgatttagaccatcttatttatatacatatatgactaCCGGCGTATTCCCGTTAATGAAAGCAGCGTATTCCTCAGTGTATTGCTTCAAAGTGGTGGCCACTGCGCTGTGAGAGGAAAGCGTATTGATTTCttccctttttttctttttttttttgtgggctgggatttgataaaaaaacaaaaaaaaattcggtTCGCCTTACAAACAAGCAGAGACAAAGGCGTGAAGAAGATGAGCAGTGAATTTAATATCAATATCCACTTTCAACTTTGACTAATATAGATACTcgtatttatctttctttatctatgttatttattttatgttttaatttcaattttaatgtttttgtcTTATTTAACCTCTTATTATTCATGAAATATGATTTTTAATCTATTATAAActgataattattaataatagtgtttatgtatttatgtgtagTGAGGGTCTCCTGCTATCAGGCCTTTCAGACTTCCAATCAAAAAAGAGGCGGACAACAGcacttttcaaatcaaaaaccCAAATTAAAACCCTATCCTTCgaaatcaaaatcaagaaaagatgTCAGACAACATTCCTTTTGAAATACAAGTTGAAATCATGAAAAGACTTCCTGTTAAATCACTGGCGGTATTTAGATTGGTTTCGAAAGCATGGAAATCAATGATCGGCAGCCCTCTCTTTATTACTGATTACACCAACCTGCGCCAACGTCATCGGCTTCTTATAAGGTACCATATCGACACTTTCCCTGATATGTTTGATTCTGAATTCAAATATGTCTCCATTATGGATAATGATACTCTCTCCCGACACCCTGTTAGAAATATTCCCGTGTCTTTTGAATTACCAAGCAAACTTGTTGGTATTTCTCAAGGATTGTTATGCTTATTCGGTTATTCTCGAGA harbors:
- the LOC122604097 gene encoding F-box/kelch-repeat protein At3g06240-like, whose amino-acid sequence is MTDDIPIEMHVEIMKRLPVKSVAVFRSVSKAWKSMIDSRLFITDYTNFHQHHRLLIRYEVVNTFPYKKTETKYVSIVDNDTFSQHEFDTVCNVPVSFQRLNKLDLVGTSHGLFCLSGYSREDGCDKRTALIWNPSLGKSIAVDVPSVYPVLGFGVYPDTFDPMIVMISNAKHPKPVLVFTLSSRVWRVPRGNLPAKSIYFPNVSPVATHDRCIYWKAFKKNINLVVSFDMVSEDFTEINLPPSVAHWKYHRFSISKIKESLALVEYSYDAEKQVCGVWIMVEDGVSKLFTKLFTINTFETKVLGFSKNDRPIMENVIAKDGVAASLVVYESSTGAIENVWIIGKRDSFSASSYTETLLLLDELDGQFVKIQLQF